Proteins from one Hyperolius riggenbachi isolate aHypRig1 chromosome 2, aHypRig1.pri, whole genome shotgun sequence genomic window:
- the LOC137544655 gene encoding E3 ubiquitin-protein ligase TRIM39-like, giving the protein MASADVRTELHCSICMEIYRDLMTLPCGHNFCLGCITQAWDHPGHITEYKCPKCQKIYLKRPGLIRNTAFHNVSGAKSVRHTLLPPTTDLEMENRKCSVHNELLKYYCTEDAACACVSCYVIGGHVGHKMMSLDEASEEKKKKLRNDLQKLMAETEKTEKRVQSLKERKRKAQEKADGDTERVAVLFRDLRRRLEQLEKRVVSDITRQVQQMSLMYNDVLQQLEIKKEELSRKMRHMEELCNMTDPLTVLQESDTGDLCDTEDRERHDKQLHDGGDLDVAGISHTLHTGLSDIMSGSLQKTSGLPVYADILLDVTTAGNYLHISADRKTVSRADSSQNRPETPERFQCLQVLSSQRFSSGQHYWEVDFGGSVMWRVGMCYPSIARRGPEAVIGSNEKSWALYRWNNQYTVRHNSEKIQLSDKIPSDRVRICLDYEAGQISFYALCDPIRHLHTFTATFTEPLHAVFWIWKGSIKIGRNQGI; this is encoded by the exons ATGGCCTCTGCTGATGTGAGAACTGAGCTCCACTGCTCCATCTGTATGGAGATCTATAGAGATCTTATGACCTTGCCTTGTGGCCACAACTTCTGCCTGGGCTGCATCACACAAGCCTGGGACCATCCGGGGCATATAACGGAATATAAATGTCCTAAATGTCAGAAGATATATTTGAAGAGGCCTGGACTGATAAGGAACACAGCTTTCCATAATGTCTCTGGGGCTAAGTCAGTTAGACACACTTTACTACCTCCCACCACTGACCTGGAGATGGAGAACaggaaatgctccgtccataaTGAATTACTgaagtattactgcactgaggatgctgcTTGTGCTTGTGTGTCCTGCTATGTGATTGGGGGACATGTAGGACATaagatgatgtcactggatgaggcctctgaggagaagaaaaagaaactgagaaatgatttgcaGAAACTGATGGCAGAGACTGAAAAGACTGAAAAAAGAGTGCAGAGTCTGAAGGAACGCAAgagaaaagcacaagaaaaagcagATGGTGATACAGAGAGAGTCGCTGTcctgtttagagacctcaggagacGACTGGAACAACTGGAGAAGAGGGTCGTGAGTGACATCACCAGGCAGGTACAGCAGATGTCACTAATGTATAATGACGTCCTTCAGCAGCTGGAGATAAAGAaggaggagctgtccaggaagatgcgtcacatggaggagctgtgtaacatgactgatccactgactgtcttacaggaatcagacacaggtgacttgtgtgacacggaggacagagagagacatgATAAACAGCTgcatgatggaggggatctggatgtggccggcatctcacacacattacacacaggactatctgatatcatgtctggg TCTTTACAGAAAacatcagggctgccagtgtaTGCAGACATATTATTAGATGTTACCACAGCTGGTAATTATCTACATATATCAGCTGACAGGAAAACTGTATCCAGGGCAGACAGCAGCCAGAATCGCCCAGAAACACCAGAGAGATTTCAGTGTTTACAGGTGTTGAGCAGCCAAAGATTCTCCTCAGGGCAACATTACTGGGAAGTTGATTTTGGGGGATCAGTAATGTGGAGAGTTGGGATGTgttatcccagtatagccaggaggggACCTGAGGCAGTGATTGGATCTAATGAAAAGTCCTGGGCTTTGTACAGATGGAATAATCAGTATACAGTGAGGCATAACAGTGAAAAGATCCAGTTATCTGACAAGATCCCCAGTGATAGAGTCAGGATAtgtctggattatgaggccgggcagatctccttttatgccctgtgtgacccgatcagacacctccacaccttcactgccaccttcactgagcctCTCCATGCTGTTTTTTGGATATGGAAAGGTTCTATAAAGATAGGAAGGAATCAGGGGATTTAA